In Humulus lupulus chromosome 7, drHumLupu1.1, whole genome shotgun sequence, the following are encoded in one genomic region:
- the LOC133789492 gene encoding gamma conglutin 1-like → MASLSLLLFSFFSLSFLVFVSEPKLSPLKPTRFVLPVRKDGATGLHVANIQKRTPPVPVPVVVDLNGRFLWVNCESQYLSSTYHAPACHSTQCARANAHYCHTCSAQQTRPGCHNNTCGVTARNPVTRQAAVGELAQDALWVLSTAQGSSPGPLMEIPQFLFACAPSVLLQRGFPKKAQGVVGLGGHSSVALPIQLASQFGYQPMFATCLSRGKGVVFFGEGPYFLHPGIDVSRELTFTPLTISRGGEYFITVSEVRVNNKLVPLNSTLLSPPIRGLITGSAMISTTNPYTILEHSLFSVFVNFFANELSGVPRVQAVAPFGTCFDSKRITRTRAGPTVPPIDLVLGNQNVKWRIFGANSMVEARPGVMCLAFVDGGVSQARAPVVIGSYQLEENLVQFDLAKSRLGFSSSLLFRRTSCAHFNFTSM, encoded by the coding sequence ATGGCTTCTCTATCTCTTCTCCTTTTTTCGTTCTTCTCACTCAGTTTTCTCGTTTTTGTTTCGGAACCCAAACTTAGTCCACTCAAGCCAACACGGTTCGTTCTCCCGGTTCGCAAAGATGGCGCCACGGGTCTCCACGTAGCCAACATTCAGAAGCGAACACCTCCTGTACCGGTCCCTGTGGTGGTTGATCTCAACGGTCGATTCTTATGGGTTAACTGCGAGTCCCAGTACCTCTCCTCGACGTACCACGCTCCGGCTTGCCACTCGACTCAGTGCGCCCGAGCCAACGCTCACTACTGTCACACCTGCTCGGCCCAGCAAACCCGGCCCGGTTGCCACAACAACACCTGTGGCGTCACGGCCAGGAACCCAGTCACGCGCCAGGCAGCCGTCGGTGAGCTGGCCCAAGACGCTCTCTGGGTCCTGTCCACGGCCCAAGGTTCAAGCCCAGGCCCATTAATGGAAATCCCTCAGTTTCTGTTTGCTTGTGCTCCATCCGTACTGTTACAGAGGGGGTTCCCGAAAAAAGCCCAAGGTGTCGTCGGCCTCGGGGGCCATTCCTCGGTGGCTCTACCGATTCAACTCGCTTCCCAATTCGGATACCAACCCATGTTTGCCACGTGCCTCTCACGTGGCAAAGGCGTCGTATTTTTCGGCGAAGGGCCGTACTTCCTCCACCCGGGAATCGACGTCTCCCGTGAGTTGACTTTCACGCCGTTGACCATAAGCCGCGGCGGAGAGTACTTCATCACCGTGAGTGAAGTCAGAGTCAATAACAAGCTCGTCCCGTTAAACTCAACTCTGCTTTCGCCACCCATACGCGGCCTTATTACGGGGTCCGCAATGATCAGCACAACGAACCCGTACACTATACTGGAACACTCTTTATTCTCTGTTTTCGTGAACTTTTTCGCCAACGAGCTTTCTGGGGTGCCCCGAGTCCAAGCGGTGGCTCCATTTGGAACTTGTTTCGACTCGAAGAGAATTACCAGAACCAGAGCTGGTCCGACGGTTCCTCCTATCGACCTGGTTTTGGGGAATCAGAATGTTAAGTGGAGGATATTCGGGGCCAACTCGATGGTGGAGGCTCGGCCGGGAGTGATGTGTTTGGCTTTCGTGGATGGTGGGGTCAGTCAGGCCAGGGCTCCGGTGGTTATAGGGTCATACCAGTTGGAGGAAAACTTGGTGCAGTTTGATCTGGCAAAATCGAGGTTGGGTTTTAGCTCTTCGTTGCTGTTTCGAAGGACTAGTTGTGCCCACTTTAACTTCACTTCTATGTAG